In Lolium perenne isolate Kyuss_39 chromosome 5, Kyuss_2.0, whole genome shotgun sequence, the sequence TAAATCGAGTCGGAAGGCTTCGAAGGCATCCCCCGTTGATAGAGAAGATTGCTGACTGCCAACCATGAGGAGCATGTCGCCACACACAACAAGCCACGGGTGGGAAAGATGCCATTTGCTGGTCATGCTTCCATCCAGATCGACTGCTATTTTCTGTACGCGAATCTGAGGTACCAAGTGCACGATATAGAGCCTGCGGTCATGATCCATGCCAAAGACCTGGCCCTTGAAGACCACGATCTGTTTAATTGTTCCATTGCGAGGAGAACGTCTCAACCAAGATTGGCTACCAACACGCCAAAAGAAATTGTGGCCTCCAGCATTGACCAGGAGATGTGAGTTAGGTGACGCAAGTGGAGCCGTGAGGGCAGCATAGTAGAGAAGAACGTATCCATCAACCGGTAGTTGTGGAGCTGAGACACTAACACCAGtgaacacatcaacaacaagacATGCTCGTTGTTGATTGGACAAGATGAGATGGCCATAGGAAACAGCTCCGAAAGAAAAACCATCCAGATAGCTCGGTGGGTATTTGCTGTTACTAAAACCATTGAACAGGGGAACTTGACAGCACATGTAGGTGCCCTGGTTGGCCAGATCAGTTACATAACATGAACGTTTCGGTATGAGGCTGTTAGTAAATGGGCGAGGACGAGCAGAGCACACAGGGACATTAGGTTGGAGGTGGAGAGGTGGCAAGAGCGTTGATTTGGA encodes:
- the LOC127298775 gene encoding uncharacterized protein, with the protein product MSGLEGWVDLPEGLLHSIVARLGSFPDLLAFAATYPSWRASFSSYPSKSTLLPPLHLQPNVPVCSARPRPFTNSLIPKRSCYVTDLANQGTYMCCQVPLFNGFSNSKYPPSYLDGFSFGAVSYGHLILSNQQRACLVVDVFTGVSVSAPQLPVDGYVLLYYAALTAPLASPNSHLLVNAGGHNFFWRVGSQSWLRRSPRNGTIKQIVVFKGQVFGMDHDRRLYIVHLVPQIRVQKIAVDLDGSMTSKWHLSHPWLVVCGDMLLMVGSQQSSLSTGDAFEAFRLDLSTEPAKWVKVEKLENWAIFISIDQRSQALCCMNPERWGGKSNCVYCYSSKGWTEFELGQPLQGDASTPRVFILFNCGSMLQSMWVVPSMFYSCYDDR